Part of the Prochlorococcus sp. MIT 0603 genome is shown below.
TGGGATTGGTATGAAATAATTTATTTTTCCCGTAAGTGTACAAAGTGCCATTGCTATTACGATTCCAGCAAAAATCAAAATAACTACTTCTCTTAAGCTCCAAATTAAAAAAAAAGCGGTTATTAAAGCTGTTAGGTTTAGCCAGTTAAAGAATTTCAAGAGCTTTATTTATCTGAATATCCCATGCCATTACAAGAGGCATAACGCTTGGCAAATCTCATGAAGCGTTGAAAATCGGACTCACTCTTCCAAACATAAGTTGCCTCAATAGCACTAGGAGTTCCATTTAGGAAGCGAGCCTTTACTTCTCTTGTATTGAGTTCACCTTCTTCGTCAATCATTCTCATCCCTTTGATTGTGCCATCTTTTATAGAAGACAAGGCGTCAGGATTTTCAAAAGTGAAAAAAGCTTGTCCTGTTCTGCCATCACGACTTCTAGTTAGCCTTATTTCTGGAATGCTTGATTCAGGTGTACCTTCTAAAAAACTAATCATCGCATTTTTCTTGGTCTCAGCCATGGTTTTTAGTGACTGCTATAGATAGTACTGAAAATGTTCTTAATAGTGCGATAAAAAAAAGTTAATACACACTATTCATTCCCATTAGCTTTTTTGCAGAGGAAATGCTACTTAAGCCTGAAAGATCAATGGTTTCTCTCTCCTGGAATTTCTCTAGCTCGTATTTATAACATTTATCATAGTATTCAAGCATTGCTAAACAGGCATCTTCCCAGTTTTGTTTTTCAATTGATTCCAATGCTTTCCTTGTTCGTTGAGGACCTAATCGTTTGCTAATTCTTAATGTTGCATCTTTAAGTTCTTCTTTTTTATGTTTGCTGTATTCATTTATTAATGCACTAACTCTTTCTTTTTTTGTTCTAGTTATTTCAATTAAAGGTGCTTTTCTCATTTGTTTAAAAAGATTATTAGGGATTCTGCATTTCCCCAAACTTGCACTTTCTGCTTCCAGCCAAATACCTTTTGATGATAGTTGTTCTGCATTATGAAGAGATAAGGCTATGTT
Proteins encoded:
- the psb28 gene encoding photosystem II reaction center protein Psb28, which gives rise to MAETKKNAMISFLEGTPESSIPEIRLTRSRDGRTGQAFFTFENPDALSSIKDGTIKGMRMIDEEGELNTREVKARFLNGTPSAIEATYVWKSESDFQRFMRFAKRYASCNGMGYSDK